The sequence below is a genomic window from Ovis canadensis isolate MfBH-ARS-UI-01 breed Bighorn chromosome 1, ARS-UI_OviCan_v2, whole genome shotgun sequence.
ACTTTATGCCCATAAATTTGACAAACTAACTGAAACAGATTAATTCCTTAGAAGACACAAACTATCAAAAAtcactcaagaagaaatatataaactGAATAGCCCTATATCAATCAGAGAAATTGGATTCATAGTTAAAAAACTTTCCATAACCCACCTGCCCATTGATAGCTGAATGGTTAgcaaactgagaaaaatataCACCTTAGAGTCTTACTCTGTAGTAAAAAGGAGCAAATTATTGACACCACAGCCTGAGTGGATCTCAAGGGAGTTGTGTGGAGTGAATAAAGTCAGTCTCAAAAACTGACATTTTGTAAgatgccaaaaaatgttccaactactgtacaattgcactcatttcatatgctagtaaggttatgcccaaaatccttcaagctaggcttcagcggtACTtgaacaagaacttccagatgtacaaggtagatttagaaaaggcggaggaacctgagaccaaattgctaacattcattggatcatagagaaagcaaggaaattccagaaaaacatctacttctgcttcattgactatgctaaagactttgattgtgtagttcccaacaaactgtggaaaattcttagagatgaccagatcaccttacctgcctgctaagaaacctgtatgcagattaaGAGGTAATATTTTGAACCCAACATGGAACacctgactggttcaaaattgggcaaGAAATatcacaaggctgtatattgtcaccctgattatttaacttatatgcagagtacatcatgtgaaatgcctggctggttgaatcacaagctggtatcaagatttccaggagaaatatcaacaacctcagatatgcatacaATACCAGtctaattgcagaaagtgaagaggaactaaagagcctcttgatgaaggtgaaaaaggagagcgaaaaagctggcttaaaactcagcattcaaaaaactaagatcatggcattcggtcctgTCACTTCCATGCAAATAAAcaggggaaaagtagaagcaatgacagattttactttctcgggctccaaaatcactgtggacagtgactgcagacacaaaattaaaagacacttggtccttgggagaaaagctgtgacaaacctagacagtgtattaaaaagcaaagacatcaccttGCCCACAaaagtccatatggtcaaagctatgatcttcccagtagtcaagtacgacatgagaactggaccatacaaaaggcagagtgccgaagaattgatgcttttgaactgtggtgctggagaagactcttgagagtcccttggacaacaaagagatcaaacgagtccatcctaaaggagatcagtcctgaatattcattggaaggactgatgttgaagctgaaactccaatactttggctacctgatgcgaagaactgactcactggaaaagaccctgatgctgggaaagactgacaccaggaagagaaggtggtggcagaggataagatggttaggtagcatcactgactcaatgcatatgaatttgagcaaactccaggagatagtagaggacagaggagcctggcatgccgcagtccagacaaagagctggacatgacttagcgactaaataacaacaataaataataCCCTTTAATAACATTCTCAGTTCAGCAAAAGAGTAGAGATACAGAAGAGATTAGTGGTAGCCAAGGGTTAGGGACGCGAGTGTGGGTGGATGTGGCTGTATTGGGGTAGAGGAAGGAGCCTTGTGGTGATGGTGCAGTCCTGCCTCTCACTGTGGTGGTGTCTGTGTGAATAACAAACACGAAGACGCTGCATGGAGCTACACACACACGTAAAATCGACGCGCTCTGGATGAGATCTGTGGGCTGTTAGCTTCCCGGTCGTGCTCTGTGCTTGTTACCCAAGACGCTATCTTCGAGGGAAACTGGGTCAAAGTATACAGGAACTCCCTGTACTTTCTTTCTGGCAACTTCCTGGaaatctataattatttaaaagttgaatattaaaaaaaaataaaattccatcaAAAAGAGGCCCGGACAGCTTCACTGGTGAACTCTGTCGGTGTGACACAGACACCAGTGCATCCGAGAGGCTCAGCGCCCACCCTCTGGTGGGCCACCGAGGGAGACGCCGTGGCCCTGACCGCCCAGCACCTTCTCCTCACCCTAAACCAGGGAGCCATATAGTCACTGAGACCTCTGGgaaccttccttccttctcagcGCTGTTCCGGAACATGGAGCCGAACGCCCCTCCCCATGTGGTGTGCCAGCAGGGGTGCGGTCCTGGCTGCCTCCCTAATTCCACAGATGGCCCATCTGCCCTCTGGGATGGCTCCAACCCAGTGTCCGGCCACCCCATATGTCCCCCCAGGTGTGGGTGTGGAAGACAAACTAATCAAGCACATCCCGACCTGGATGACTCAGTGAACATCGCACTCTGATGTTTATTAGACCTGTGATGCTGGAGGCCTCTGAGCCTGAACCAGCCAGTGCGGGCACCATGGGGATGACCCGGGCAGTGGCCGGGGGACACTGATGGGTGAGTCCCTCAGCCTAGCTGGTTGGGACCAGGCGGCCTTGCTGCCACGCAATCTAATTGGGTCTGGGAGGTGTGAGAAGGATGATGTGTGGGCCGCCTCGTGGGAGGTCAGAGAGCCCAGTGCTTCTGATCCCACACACAGGGGAGGGGTCCTGCAGGTCATGGGCTCAGAAGCAGGAAGGGGTGCTGCAAGGATCAGGTCTGCAGACcagagcagggcagggctggcagCACCCAGAAGGCTGGCAGGAGGGGATCACACACATGATGTGCTTGCCATGCATGGGGACATACAGGACAGGCTTGCAGCTCAAAGGCACACAGCAGGATGCCTGGCAGGGGCTGGGCACAGAGCAAACGTCCTGGCAGGGGCTGGGTGCACAGCAGACTGGCTGACAGCTCACAGGGCAGCTGGTGTCACACATGATGGTTTGGGGCTGGGTGGGGTCGGGACAGAGGACAGGTCTGGTCTGgaggcttccttcccagggtgCCCCTTATACCCAGGCTGAGGCATCCTGGCAATGAGGCACCAGGTATCTTCTTCGTGGCTGCCTGctgtttttcctcctcctccccccgaGGGTCTCTTCCTGGAGCCTCCAGCTGCTGTGACTCAGTTCAGGAAGCTCCCTCAGCTGGAGGCTGACAGTGACCCAgtggccctgggatttctgaaaTCAGAGCCTGGGTTGGATGGGGAAGGGCCGTCAGGCCAGGACTGGTCCCCCACATGGTGATTTTCAAGGTCTTCCCGCAATTTAACCACCCTGTCCTCTGTCCACATGAGCACAATCACACTTGTTGCACCAGCACCTCCATTTGATTTGTGATCCAGAAGGTTCTCCCTCGGGGTGGGGCTCCTCACTGGGGGCTGTGGCCACGTTATTGCCATAATCATAACAACCAGGTTCCAGTTCATGCCAGGGCTGAGCTAAGCATTTAACATGGACTTTCTCATAACCAATCAGTTATCAACCCTGTCACCATTCAAGGGGCCAACAACACAGATATCCAGTCAGGAAGACCTGGAAGGTCCTGTAATGCACTGAAGCTGCTCGGTCTCACTCTGTAATCTGTGGTCTTTACATTGCTCCTAATGGAGTGGGATTTAGGTGTGGTGTATGATTCTTGGATCTGTAAATTGGAATTTTCCTAATCAGATTTGGGGGTTTTGTCCCTTATTTCTTCAAAACATCCTTAGGCTTCAgtgtcattcttttcttcttctggggttGAAATTACTTGCATGTTAGCCTTTCTGATATGGTCTCAAAAAccctcttcatttttcttatctttgtCCTTCTTCTTCAGATTGGATACTTTCTACTGAcatgtcttcaagttcactgactcTTTCTTCTTGCATAGCCCAGGTTGTGCTGACTGGTCCTCAGGCTCTATGATCTGAGTCTGTCCCCCTACACTGGTTCTCTGACACCCCACACTCTGGGATTTCCCACTGCTCCTGGaatatttctgtttctgcagCAAGGTCCTCACACCCCCTTCTTGCTGCCTATGCCTGGAGcacccaccacccctgacctttcACTGCACCCACTGTCAGCTCAGCATCACCTCCTCCCAGAGGCCCCCAGATCACCCACCAGCACTCACTTCTCCACTGAACCTGCTTTCTTTTCTGGGcctcagcccccacccctcaGAATGATTCCATGCATTgatttttcattcactcatttatccaTTGCCCTGGAGGGCTCATGAAGCTGGACGTTTCTACCCCAGCACACAGAATTATCTGCTGCCTGAGCAAATCAGTTCTTGCATGATTACAATAAGGCAGGAGTTGACAAACTTCCTGTAAAGGGCAGAGAGCAAGCATCTCAGGCTTTGTAGCTATGTGGTTTCACTCACAACAACTCAACATTGTAGGGAAAAGCAGCCTTAGATACACTAAATGCATGTGTGTGGCTGTGCACCAAAGAACTTCATTCACAAACAGGCAACAAAACAGATTTTCCCCAGAGACTGAAGTTTGCAGGCTCCTGCTTCAATGTTTTCCTATGCAAAGTAAAAAagcttgagggcttccctggtggctcagacggtaaagcatctgcagtgagggagacccgggttagatccctgggttgggaagatcccctgaagaaggaaatggcaacccactccagtactcttgcctgaaaaattccatggactgaggagcctggtaggctacagtccatggggtcacaaagagtaggacatgaatgagcgacttcactttcattttcacgtGCAAAGTAAAAGCTCAAAATATATGATGGCCTCAAAGTCTTCACTGACAGCATGAGATTAAAAGGAGTAAAAGGATACAGTACTTTTAGTCAATCTGGGGGTGCTCCGTGCACAATGATAACCTGGAGAAACACCATGAATCCCATGGAAAGGCAAACTAGAATATCCTGTTTAGAGGAAGGAACTGGCCTCAAAGCCAAACTAATTTATGGAGGAGAACAGCCCAGAAAAGCGTGCCCCAGGATAATAAGATGTTGGGGAAACACAGTGGCAACAACCACAAGGAAGTCAACAGTTGCGCTTCTATGTTGCTGGGACGCCCACAGCCTGGGTATAAAAGCTGCCAAGAGAGGCAGCCTGCAGATATCACCAGCTCTCCTCCCAACACCACCCAGCCCCACGCCACCATGTGCCACACCAGCTGCTCCTCAGGCTTCCAGGCTGCCTGCGTGCCCAGCTCCTGCCAGCCATCCTGCAGCACGCCCAGTCCCTGCCACACGTCCTGTTTCACGTCCAGCCTCTGCCAACCAACCTGCAGCACGTCCAGCCCCTGCCAGGCGACCTGCGTGCCCGTGAGTTACAGGCCAGCCATATGTCTGCCAGTGACCTACAAGCCCACCCTGTGTGTGACTCCTTCCTGCCAGTCCTCTGCGTGCCTGCCCGTGAGCTACAGGCCGGCCGTGCTGGTGGCCCCCTCCTGCCAGTCCTCCGGGTGCTACCAGCCCTCTCGCCCCACCCTCGTCTACAGACCCATCTCCTGTAGCACCCCTTCCTGCTTGTGATCACGAGCCTCCTCCCAGCTGCTCCCAATGCAGACGGGGTCACTCCTGCACCCCTCCCAACATGAGTCCTCAGTGGGCCTCCAGGTTCTGAATGTGGCAGATGAGAAGCATGATCGACCAACCTCTGAACCTGGGTGAGAACGTGGCAGGATGATCTGGACCCTTCTGTGAACTGGTGCATCCACCCCTACCCAGAGGAAGCCCTGGTTCCCagggtccttctctgtctccagcAGGAAACCACACCCTATGTGAGCCAAATACAAATAAACCATTGTACTCAACGCACCCTGACCCCCTGTTTTATCTTCACatattttgaagttttcttcTTGAAAGTGTATACAAATCATAAGTACAGAGGACTCTCCTCAAAGAGCCCTCTTGACAGCTCAGCTGAAGGTGGAGGGTCCTCggtgggtggagggtggggaaggtATTGTAAGGCCGGACCCCGGGGTCATGATGGgctgcccctcctctctcccgCTGGCGGGGGAGGTCCCTAacggaaggagcctcccagatccccggtaccaatgacagcacacttcgccagctaaagccaccccaccccaaccacgTAGAAGGACCTGTGAGCCCGCGAGCCTCGGCCTGGCGACCTGTCCGAACCGCCGTCCATTAACCGTACTTTTTTTGGGCgatctagcctgaccatccccCACAACGAATGCATATAAACCACCCCCCAGCAGAGTCCAGGCgcggacttcctcgacctgcctcgTTTGGGTCCGGGAACCCCGCCCGGGAGCGCTTCCCCATTAAAAGCTtgttagacactcttttggtgtcctggtcgtcTTTTACCTAACAGGTATGTCCCCACATCAGCCATTCGAGACTCactttgggggaggggaaggacttCCCCTACCTCTGAGTGGCGGGTGGGAAACAGGCCCAGACCCAGCTCTGACCTGGTGCCTAAAGGATGACCACACAGGGAGACCAGAAGGCTCACACaaacccaccacacacacaaaggggAGTCTGGCCATCCCAGGGAGAGGAGGCAGATCTGAGAAAGCCTCACCCCTCaggcccaggcacacagggcctGCCAGGGTTGACCCTGGGCCAAGACCAGACAGCCCCACTTTCCTCCTGGCTCCAGCCTGGCCAGCATAGCTGCCTGAGCAGCATCAGTCTCCAGCAGGGAAAGGCAGACAGATGTAGAGGTCACTTCTTGTGATAGGCATGCAGGGGCAGCTAAAGAATGTAGGGCAGAGCAAAAACACTGTGTCCACAGCCCCTGTCCTAAGCATAAGATGCTGACAACCACACAAGGAATCTGAAGTCACTGGTACCTGGAAGGTCCTCAGAAAACACCAAAACCCAAACCATGGTCAACATCTGAGCAGGTTGATTCAAATGTCCCCACACACTGATGACCTGACACCTATTCCCGGGAAGAAACACAGCTTGTGTCCATTCAAATTAACACATCTGAAGTTGACAAAacttactgctaagtcacttcagtcgtgtccgactctgtgcgacaccatagatggcagcccaccaggctcccccgtccctggaagtctccagg
It includes:
- the LOC138430372 gene encoding keratin-associated protein 12-2; this encodes MCHTSCSSGFQAACVPSSCQPSCSTPSPCHTSCFTSSLCQPTCSTSSPCQATCVPVSYRPAICLPVTYKPTLCVTPSCQSSACLPVSYRPAVLVAPSCQSSGCYQPSRPTLVYRPISCSTPSCL
- the LOC138430356 gene encoding keratin-associated protein 12-1-like, which codes for MCDTSCPVSCQPVCCAPSPCQDVCSVPSPCQASCCVPLSCKPVLYVPMHGKHIMCVIPSCQPSGCCQPCPALVCRPDPCSTPSCF